From Oryza sativa Japonica Group chromosome 4, ASM3414082v1, one genomic window encodes:
- the LOC4336318 gene encoding protein NUCLEAR FUSION DEFECTIVE 4: MAGGGGGGGGGVGKVKAGSRPPWVGLAAAVWVQVAAGSAYVFPLYSHAIKEALGYNQKALTMLGVANDVGENVGLVPGVLANRLPPWLILLIGSACALLGFGTLWLAVTKTLVMPYWVLCIALCIGTNSSAWLGTAALVTNMRNFPLSRGTVAGLIKGYVAVSAAVYTETFNGMLQNSPTNLLLLLALGIPTACVLVMYFVRPCTPSLDEDNAAEHSHFMFTQISSVVLGVYLMVATILGDTLKLSDAITYLLFGIMILLLLSPLAIPIKMTIYPNKPKREKTSTLALSYSTDSLSGPDQENSEPLLGGTSTFVTGANDSDEATDVDLLLAEGEGAVNLKKKRGPRRGDDFTFREALVKADFWLLFIVYFCGVGTGVTVLNNLAQVGMAVGADDTTILLCLFGFCNFVGRILGGSVSEYFVRSRMLPRPFWMMCTQIIMVITFLLFATGLHSLIYVSTTFLGICYGVQFAVMIPTVSELFGLKDFGLMYNFMLLVNPLGAFFFSALLAGYIYDKEAAKQQPGVLEPSTCLGPDCFRLTFYVCAIVCCCGTLVSVVFIARIKPVYQMLYASGSFRHPRSQQLH; encoded by the exons atggccggaggagggggagggggagggggaggggtggggAAGGTGAAGGCGGggagccggccgccgtgggtggggctggcggcggcggtgtgggtgcaggtggcggcggggagcgcgTACGTGTTCCCGCTCTACTCGCACGCCATCAAGGAGGCGCTGGGGTACAACCAGAAGGCGCTCACCATGCTCGGCGTCGCCAACGACGTCGGCGAGAACGTGGGGCTCGTCCCCGGGGTGCTCGCCAACCGCCTCCCGCCGTGGCTCATCCTCCTTATCGGCTCCGCCTGCGCCCTGCTCGGGTTCGGCACGCTCTGGCTCGCCGTCACCAAGACCCTCGTCATGCCGTACTGGGTG TTGTGCATAGCCTTATGTATTGGCACAAACAGCAGCGCATGGTTGGGCACCGCTGCACTTGTGACCAATATGAGGAACTTTCCTCTCAGCCGGGGAACTGTTGCTGGTCTGATCAAGGGCTATGTTGCTGTGAGTGCTGCTGTCTACACAGAAACATTTAATGGAATGCTTCAGAACTCTCCCACAAACCTTTTGCTGTTGCTTGCTTTGGGGATCCCCACCGCATGTGTTCTGGTGATGTATTTTGTTAGGCCTTGCACTCCATCACTGGATGAGGACAACGCAGCAGAGCACAGTCATTTCATGTTCACACAGATCTCTAGTGTGGTTCTCGGTGTATATCTTATGGTAGCTACAATTCTCGGTGATACTTTAAAACTAAGTGACGCTATTACCTACCTTTTGTTTGGTATAATGATACTTTTGCTCCTTTCTCCACTGGCAATACCAATAAAAATGACTATTTATCCAAACAAACCAAAAAGGGAAAAGACTAGCACCCTTGCACTGTCTTATTCGACTGATAGTTTGTCTGGTCCGGATCAAGAGAATTCAGAACCACTTCTTGGTGGCACTTCAACATTTGTCACTGGAGCCAACGATTCTGATGAGGCTACTGATGTGGATCTTCTTTTGGCCGAGGGTGAGGGAGCCGTgaatttgaaaaagaaaagagggccTAGAAGGGGGGACGATTTCACATTCCGAGAAGCATTGGTTAAGGCAGACTTTTGGCTACTATTTATTGTGTACTTTTGTGGAGTTGGAACTGGTGTCACTGTTCTGAACAACCTAGCTCAGGTTGGGATGGCTGTTGGTGCTGATGATACTACTATCTTGTTGTGCCTCTTCGGCTTCTGCAACTTTGTTGGCCGTATCCTTGGTGGGTCTGTCTCTGAATATTTCGTAAG GTCAAGAATGCTTCCTCGCCCTTTCTGGATGATGTGCACACAAATAATCATGGTGATAACCTTCCTCCTTTTCGCAACTGGCCTTCATAGCTTGATTTATGTGTCAACAACATTTCTGGGCATATGTTACGGTGTCCAATTTGCTGTCATGATCCCGACAGTCTCAGAACTTTTTGGGTTGAAGGACTTTGGGTTGATGTACAACTTCATGTTGTTAGTGAATCCCCTAGGTGCATTCTTCTTCTCAGCTCTTCTCGCTGGTTATATCTATGACAAGGAAGCGGCGAAGCAGCAGCCAGGCGTGTTGGAACCTTCAACCTGCCTTGGGCCTGACTGTTTCAGGCTTACCTTCTACGTTTGTGCCATCGTTTGTTGCTGTGGAACCCTAGTGAGTGTGGTTTTCATAGCGAGGATAAAGCCAGTTTATCAGATGCTCTATGCAAGCGGATCGTTCAGACATCCTCGGAGTCAACAACTCCATTGA